In a genomic window of Streptomyces koelreuteriae:
- a CDS encoding amidase: MTLDRAAGLAETARALAAGEVTSRALVELTLARIEATQGSLNAFRIVRAEAALAEAEAADRELASGARKPLLGVPVAVKDDMDVAGEPTAFGCCGEFPPVAEDGEAVRRLRAAGAVIVGKTNTCEFGQWPFTEGPAFGATRNPWSTEHTPGGSSGGSAAAVAAGLVPAALGSDGAGSVRIPAAWTHLVGIKPQRGRVSTWPRGESFQGITVNGTLARTVADAALLLDAASGNHALDPHRPRPVDASAAVGRDPGRLRIALSLKPPFTAVPARLLPEVRTRIVELAERLAALGHTVEEADPPYGQIGLTFVPRATAGIAERVGEAPFPALLDRRTRDAARLGRLLGGAPLRAARRAETVLHRRIGGFFTSYDVVLAPTTAAPPPRIGALLELSGFATDRAMIAACPYAWPWNVLGWPGVNVPAGFTPDGLPVGAQLLGPADSEPLLLQVAAQLEAELRWYEKWPSPPVTARSAAA; the protein is encoded by the coding sequence ATGACGCTCGACCGCGCCGCAGGCCTGGCGGAGACCGCCCGCGCGCTGGCCGCCGGGGAGGTGACGTCCCGCGCCCTGGTGGAACTCACACTGGCGCGGATCGAGGCGACACAGGGCAGCCTCAACGCCTTCCGGATCGTCCGGGCCGAGGCCGCGCTCGCCGAGGCGGAGGCCGCCGACCGGGAGCTGGCCTCGGGAGCGCGCAAGCCGCTGCTGGGCGTCCCGGTGGCGGTGAAGGACGACATGGACGTGGCCGGCGAGCCGACCGCCTTCGGCTGCTGCGGGGAGTTCCCGCCGGTCGCCGAGGACGGTGAGGCCGTACGGCGGCTGCGCGCGGCCGGGGCCGTGATCGTCGGCAAGACCAACACCTGCGAGTTCGGGCAGTGGCCCTTCACCGAGGGGCCCGCCTTCGGCGCGACCCGCAACCCGTGGAGCACGGAGCACACGCCCGGCGGATCGTCCGGGGGATCGGCCGCCGCGGTCGCCGCCGGGCTGGTACCCGCCGCGCTCGGCTCGGACGGCGCCGGCTCGGTGCGGATCCCGGCCGCGTGGACCCATCTGGTCGGCATCAAGCCGCAGCGCGGCCGGGTCTCCACCTGGCCGCGCGGTGAGTCCTTCCAGGGCATCACCGTCAACGGCACCCTGGCCCGCACGGTCGCCGACGCGGCCCTGCTGCTGGACGCGGCGAGCGGCAATCACGCGCTGGACCCGCACCGGCCACGGCCCGTCGACGCGTCGGCGGCCGTCGGCCGCGACCCCGGGCGGCTGCGGATCGCGCTCTCGCTCAAGCCGCCGTTCACGGCGGTGCCCGCCCGGCTGCTGCCCGAGGTGCGGACCCGGATCGTCGAACTCGCGGAGCGACTCGCCGCGTTGGGGCACACGGTCGAGGAGGCGGACCCGCCGTACGGGCAGATCGGGCTGACCTTCGTGCCGCGCGCGACGGCCGGGATCGCCGAGCGGGTGGGCGAGGCGCCCTTCCCGGCGCTGCTGGACCGGCGCACCCGGGACGCGGCCAGGCTGGGCCGGCTGCTGGGCGGGGCCCCGCTGCGGGCGGCCCGGCGGGCGGAGACCGTCCTGCACCGCCGTATCGGAGGGTTCTTCACCTCGTACGACGTGGTCCTCGCGCCGACGACCGCCGCTCCCCCGCCCCGGATCGGCGCCCTGCTCGAACTCAGCGGATTCGCCACCGACCGCGCGATGATCGCCGCCTGTCCGTACGCCTGGCCGTGGAACGTGCTGGGCTGGCCGGGCGTCAATGTGCCCGCCGGGTTCACGCCCGACGGCCTGCCCGTCGGGGCGCAGTTGCTGGGGCCGGCCGACAGCGAGCCGCTGCTGCTGCAGGTGGCGGCCCAGTTGGAGGCGGAGCTGCGCTGGTACGAGAAGTGGCCCTCGCCGCCGGTCACGGCACGTTCCGCTGCCGCCTGA